The DNA segment agccccaggtgggacagggactgggtccccggcgctcagtacggtgcccggcgccgaCCGAGACCTTACCACATGTGATGATAATACAGATGTAGGCCCGCCTTCAACTCACGTGGAGTACACATCATAATCTGTGAGTTGAAGGCGGGCctatatttaataatgataataataatcattattatggtatttgccgagcccttaccatgtgccaagcgcggttctcggcgccggggtagaatacgaggtgatcgggttgtcccacgcggggctcacggtcttaatccccattttccagacgaggtaaccgaggcagagaagaatgaagcgacctgcccgaggtcgcacagcagacaagcggaggagccggaattagaacccacgacctctgactcccaagcccgggctctttccatcgagccgcACTCTTACACATCCGCTCGCCCGCCCACACGGCTCCCGCACGCACGATATCCACACGCGGGGCGTGTACCGCGAACACCCACCGCACGCCGTACACAGAAACAGGCACGCGGGAGCCAGGCACACCCTACGGGTCCCCACGCCGCCGTCTACAATACCTACCCCTGCGCCTCTGCGTATACCCTGAACTCGCCGAACGCGCGCCACGTGTACGCCCACCCGGCGGACGCATCGCTACGGTGCTCGGATCCCACCCCCGCTCACCACGCGCCCGTCCTCCCTCCACGCCGCACGGGTCCCGCAGACCGACGGCTCCGTCGCACCCACCggagcgcccggtacggcgccctgcacgtagtaaaagcGCTCCCTAAACGCGTCGGGCCTGTCGACTAACGGAAAAGCGAGGTcgcgaggagagggagaggtcaggCGACTCTTCCGGTGGGCCGTTCGCGTGAACGTTGGCTTCGACTCCGCTCGGTCTTCGATAGATCGCGCTGCCTTCCCTTCCTGCGCTTCATCGGGTGACGTCATCTCGATCGCCCTCGAGGGAGAGGGGACAGTTTTGGCTTGTGCTCTTGagtgtgtgtctgcgtgtctgTGTGTTTTTTAGTGTGCgtgggggggtgtttgtgtgCGTATGCGTGAGTGccggctctctcccttcctccctcctcgcctcctcaCCGATATTGAAATGTTTCGTCAAGTCTCCGGGTGTGAGAGAAGTATGTGCCGCTGCGTCGTTTATGGGCACGAGAATCGCCAGGGCGAGGGCCGAAGGGGCCTCTCCTGGGGTTTGAAGCGGGAGACCCCCTGATTTAAAATAATCACTGGCCCCCCTCTCCTCTGGTTGGTCCATCTCTCCCCGCACTGGGGAATCCGCGCTTCTCCTAAACGCGAAGGGACCACCTCTCCGGGCCGAACTCCTATCCTAGCGGGGACGCGACCTCcgggtgtgggaggaggaggctctCGGGGGGCTTCCGACGGGACGCGGAGGCATCTTTCCTTTACAACAAGAAACTCGATTGCGCCTGGAAAGGCCCGGAGAAGCTGGGTCTCTCGTCCCTGGGGTAGGGGCGGCGTGGTCAGTGTGTGCGGTGTGTGTGATGTACGTGTGCGCGTGGGCACGGTCTGGGTCCGGGATATTGCCGCAAGGGGCGAGAGGAGGGATTCATTTCTTCTCCCGAGATCCGAGGGGATTGGCTGATAGATGGCTAGAAAGGTACTCTGGAAGGCCGGCTGGGGCCCGGGAGCGGCAGAAGCTGGAGTGGACTGGGGGGGAAGGGCTCTCCCACCCGTCGTTGGCTCCGGGGAGACGCGGTCTGTGCCGATGGAGAAGCCCTGAGGTAAGGGACGAGAGTCAGAAAGGGTCGAGGAGCCAGGGATGGGGGTCTCGATCCCACCGGCTTATTCCTTCCCAGCCCTTCGGCGCGCAGTTGggagcacggtaagcgctcagtagatcccGCCGCTGTTACCACAGAGACTCTGCAGGCTGGATGGGCTCAGGCCGAGATGGGACGGGCTCGGAGTTTACAGAACCGtgaagggagaggacagaacGAACCCGGGATTGTTCAGACCCAAATGTCGCCTCacgaggagggaggctggaggtcGCGGACGAATAAGCTTCGCGAGATTTAGAGGGGTTCGGGTGGATTCGCGGATGAAGGGTTCGTTCGGTGTGGCCgagcagcgtggcgtggtgggtagagcgggggcctgggagtcagaggtcgtgggttctaatcccggctctgccacgtgtctgctgtgtgaccttgggcttaacttctctgggcctcagttacctcatctataaaatggggcttaaacctGTGcccggccccatgtgggacacggactgtgtccaacctgcttatctacggctgagtgaatgaatagcacagccctctgcacacggtgagcgctcgataaacgcgatCGAGTGACTGAATGGATGACCGATCCGGGAATACTCTATTTctgttcgtgtctgtctcccctcttttggATGGtcagctcgctctgggcaggggctgtgtccgttcCATTATTCTGTTGtctttttccaagtgctcagtacggtgctctgcgcacggtaagcgctcaataaatacgatcgatcgaacgagacttgtatcttcccccagcgcttaacagagtacctggcgtatagtaaggacttaacaaataccagtaaaacgAAAACAACCCAAACCCACacagagcagtcattcattcattcgatggtatctattgagcgcttactatgtgcagagcaccgtactgagctcttgggatgtacagttcggcaacagatagagtcactaaagggaaagtcagggatggagaggggagagtaaggGGAGGCGGAGGGTCCAGGCTGGGTCgccgggagagagtcagggatcagTCGGCGAGTCGGTCacatctactgagcactcactgtgtgcagagcactgtagtaaggcctggggagagtacgatggaaaaagaaacagacgcattccctgtccacgatgagcttataatctagagggatggGGAAGCATAGTTAAGAGAGACAGCTGGCCGATTCCAAACCGGAAGGCGGGTTGTTTAGGAGGACAACCAGTCCAcagcttattattatttttatggtgcttgttaagcacttactatgtgtcaagcactgttgtaagcactggggataggtacacgttaattaggttggacacagtccctgtcccacatgggctcacactcttaatccccatttgaccgaagaggtcgccgaggcccagagaagacaagcgatttgcccgaggtcacacggcagtcaggtggcggatccgggatcagaactcaggcccttttgacccgcaggcccgggctctttccacgaggccgcgctgcttctctaagatcccAGGCGCCGCTGTCAGAGTCCTGGCCTAGATGGGGGAGTAGGGCTGACTCGGGGTCTGATAGTTTTGGGGACACTCCTGGTTGCTCTGGGTTACCGTGTGTGGGTGTGAATACGTGTGAGTGTCTAatagtgcgtgtgtgtgtctgtatgctTGATGGCATTTGCAAATGAGCATATTTGTGTCTATGGGTGTATGTGTGCATGAATATTTCAGTGAATATATCTGAATGAATaagagtatgagaagcagtgtggtctactggaaaagagtgcgggcctgggagacagaggacccggattctaatcccagttccatcatttgtctgttttctggccctggacaagtcatttaacttctctgtgactcagttccctcccccgtaaaacggggattaagaccgcgggccgtctgtgggacagggactgtgtccaagctgattagcttgtaaccatccgttggttcgatcgtatttgttgagcgctcgctgtgcgcagagcactgtactaagcacttgggagagtacgatacgacagtaaagagacacaatccccgctcacagcgagtttacggttTATGGGGGCGGAGTCGTCAATACAAATCcctaaatgacagatgtggacatgagtggtgtggggctgggagggtggggggagagaaaagggagcaggtcagggcgacgcagaagggagtgggggatgaggaaaagtggggcttcgtccgggaaggcctcttggaggaggtgggccttcaattaggctttgaagcgggggcgggtggttgtctgtgggatttgagcagggagggcgttccgggccagaggcaggacgtggggcaggggtcggcggcgagacaggcgagatggaggcccactgagaaggttagcggcactagaggagcggagtgtgcgggctgggttttagaaggagagaagcaagatgagtaggaggggacaaagggatggacggctttaaagccagtgatgaggagtttttgtttgatgcagaggtgggtgggcaaccactgcagagttttgaggagccaagtgacatgtcctgaacgtttttgtagaaaaataatccggacagcagagtgaagcatggagtggagtggggagagacaggaggctggctggtcggcttagcacagtgccaagcacaatgcccggcacatagtaagtgttcaacagatactGTTAAAAATAGACGGGTCTATGCGGGCGTGTCCCTTTATGTGAGATAATGTGAATGAGAGTGTAAGCATGAGcccggtgggggcagggattgtctctctttcctgctgaactgtaccttccaggcgtttagtacagtgttccgcacccagtaagcactcagtatctacgatggaatgaatgagtaaataaatatgTGCGGTTGGGTGGGTCTGTGTCTGCCTGTAGCTCTGTcaatgaatcgatggtatttattgagcacttactgcatgcaaagtgctgtactgatTGTGCAAGTGTATTATGTagagcttttttatggtactgttaggcactcactatgtgccagacactgcactaagtgctggggtaggtagatgccggcaaatgaggttggacacagcccacgtcccacctgcacctcacagtcttcattccccttctacacatgaggtgcctgaggtacagagaagtgacttgcccagggtcacacagcagacaggtggcagagctgggattagaacccaggtccttccgacttccagacccgggctctgtcggaccctgcccacgaggagcttacagtcttcagggggagagagacattaaaataaattacggataagggaAATAACAGAGTACCACAATATAtgcgttgtatctaccctagcgcttagaacggtgcttggtatagattaagcgcttaacagataccatcattattactgctctgggcctggggtgagtatcgaagcACCAAAGGGGTACGCAGCCCAGTGCAAAATCAACACAGGGGGAGGAGGCCAGATGGGGAAGCGAAAGCTTAGTCAGCGAAGAACCcttggagaagctgtgatttAAATAACGTTTCGAAGGCGGTCGTGAGAAACGGTGAAACTTAGTGTCAAGAGCGTgggctagggagccagaggacatgggtcctaatcacgactctgccacctgtcccctgtatgacctcgggcaagtcatttattttctctgttatcaataaaacggggattaagagcgtgagccccatgtgggacggggcccgtgtccaacctgattaacttatgtctaccctggtgcttaaaacagtgcttggcacctagaaagctctTGATAAaaaccatcgtcattattattatatgaagggagagagagtttcaggcaagagggaagacgtggacaaggggtcagcggtgaggtagacgggattgaggtacagagagtaggttggtgttagaagagcggagtggagtgtgcaggctgggtggtaggaggagatgagagaaacagaaaaaacagagaagcagcaaggtgtggtggatagagcacaggcttgggagtcagaggattcattcattcaatcatatttattgagcgcttacttgtgcagagcactgtgctgagcgcttggaaagtacaattcagccacagaggcgatccctgcccgtaacgggctCACTGCCTagaacgggggaggcggacatcgaaacagataaacaggcatcaatggcatcggtttcaataaatagaattataggtatacgcACAGCGTGAATAAGATAGAATTATAAAAATGTACACACGTGTGCTGTGGGGCGGTgaggggggtggagcagagggagggagtcggagcgatggggaggggaggaggagcagaggaacaagtgggctcagtctgggaaggcctcctggaggaggtgagctttcagtagggctttgaaggggagaagtgtacCAGTttgaaggatttgaggagggagaacattccgggccagaggtgggacgtgggccaggggtcgatggcgggacgggtgagaacgaggcccggcgagaaggttagtggcaccagaggagtcaagtgtctGGCCTGGGATggataaggagagaagggaggtgaggtaagaaggggcaaggggatggacggctttgaaaccaagagggaggagtttttgctcgctactgaggttgataggcaacctctggaggttttcgAAGAGGCcggtgacgtgtccagaacgtttccGTACAGAGAtaacccgggcagcagaatgaagtatggaatgaagcggggagaggcaggaggttgggaggtcagaaaggaggctgacgcggtcatccagtcgggatattacgggcgattgtactaacgtggcagcggtttggctggagaggaaagggcggaccttggcgatgaggtgaaggtgagaccggcgggtttcggtgacggatcggatgtgtggggtgaacgagagaggggaggcaaggatgacaccgaggttgcgggcccgagagacgggaaggacggccgtgccgtccacagtgacgggaaatttcggggagaggacggggtttgggagggaagatgaggagctcggtctcggacGCGTtgcgttttaggtggcgggtggacatccgggtgatgtcctgaaggcaggaggagatgccagcctggggggagggagaaagaacaggggaggagatggagatttgatcCGGGATCGAGTCCTCActcctgccatttgtctactgcgtgacctttggaAGGTCACTTCGCTTTTCCATGTCtccgtcgcctcatctgtaaaatggggattaagactgcgagcccctgtgtgggacagggaatgtgtccaatctgactaacttgtacctaccccggcgcttagtacaatccctggcatatagtgaacatttagcaaataccgtatATATGTGTAGCCACACATTTATATCTATACCCAGcgcggtgtggtggatagagcacgggctgtatcccggctctgccacttgtctgctgtgtgaccttgggcgagtcacttcacttctctgggcctcagttgcctcgtctgtaaaaggggattgagattgtgagccccacgtgggacagggactgtgtccaatccgattagcttgtatccacctcagcgcttagtgcggtgcctggcgcctagtaagtgcttcgcgGATCCCACAGttattgtgattatcattattgttcttattaacaGGTGAGCACCAGGTAGCGAGAAAGGTAAATGAAAGCAAGACagactcctacttggactgcaagccccatgtggcacggggacggggattgggtccgaactgattagcttgtatctactccggggtttagaacagtgtatgacacatagtaagcgctcgacagtcGACGGACTGAGCCAGGGCAGGCAGAAAGACAGACTCAGAAGAGTGTAGCTGGACACACAGGCCTAGAGGGCGGACGGACCGACAGACcccgaggaggggagacaggcagagggcGGGAcaggcagacggacagacaggtaGGAGCAGAGGAGGGCAGATAGGCAGGCAGACAGTGAGACAGACGGACAGGCGGGGGGTGGACAGTCAGACTGGCAGACAGACAGACTTAAGGGAGGGGAAATAAACAGACtctgaagagaggagacagaaagacTCAGAGGAGGACAGAAAGACGGACATACAGGAGGGGAAATAGActctgaggagaggagacagacaggcagccGCAGAGGAGGGTAGACAGTGAGCCAGATGGACAGAGGGGTGGTTCGAGAGTCAGAATTGGCAGGCAGGAAGACAGACGGAcccagaggaagacagacaggcaTCCAGAGGAGGACAGACACGCAGGCAGACAGAGAGGTGGGCAGCCAGACAGACTGACAGGTGAACGGGCAAAGAGATGGGCGGACAGACAGGTGAGCAAACGGGCAGGCGGATACCGAAGGGCAGACGGCTGGACACAGAGGAAGGTAGACAGACGGGATGGCAGGCAGACAGATGCAGAAGaggacacagacagacagacccagaacgagcatgggctttgatgtcggaggacctgggttctaatcccggttccgccaattcattcattcattcattcattcattcgcatttattgagtgaacagcactgtactaaacgcttggtaagtacaattcggcaacagacagagacaatccctacccaacaacgggctcacagtctaaaaggggaagaattGCTTGCCGggggacactgggcaagtcacttcgcttctctgggcctctgttttctcgactataaaatggagattctgtaTCTGTTCTCTCGCCTATTCAGACTAGCAGCCCcaggttgggtagggactgtgtccaacctaattaacttgtttttacccccacccttagaacagtgctccatacgtaataataataaatgcggtatttgtaaagcgcttactatgtgccaagcaccatactaagtgctggggtggagacaagcaaatcgggttggacacggtccctgtcccacgtggggttcacagtctcaatcctcattttatagatgaggtaactgagacacggagaagtgaagtgacttgtccaaggtcacacaacagacatgtggcggagccaagatttaggacccgtgaccttctgacacttcaggctcgtgctctatccactatgccatgccgctttccCAGAGGAGAGCGGGCCCGACACCGGATGGAGGGCCTTCAGCTGGGCTTCAATTCCCCATactcaaactaataataataataatgataatcgtggtatttgttaagcgctttctatgtgccaggcaccgcgctgagcaggtcggacacagtccctgccccacatggggcccacggtctcgatcgccatctcacagatgaggtaactgagccgcagagaagttaaatgacttgcactgggtcacacggcagacaagtggcggagccgggacgagaaccctaataatactgataataaaaactgtggtatttgttaagcgcttactgtgtgccaggcaccgtactaagcgctggggtcgatacaaggtaatcgagttggacacgatcccttctgcgggtggggctcacgatctgaatccccatttgacagatgcggcagccgaggcccagagaagagaagtgacttttcccaggtcacccagcaggcaagcggcagagccgaggtcaggcccgggctttagccatTAGGCCGCACCGCACTCTTTATCTGAGCCCAAGTGGTCTTTCTGGCCTCTCGCAGGTGTCCGCGTCCGGACGGAGAGGGCGGGAGCccacggcccctgtcccgcagCCACCCTCGGGGGCGAGGGCTGACCGCCGCCGCCCCGGGAAGCCCTAGAGCCGTCCTCGCTCGCCGACCCCCTGTCCCTCTTggaccccttccccccgcccgccctgcaGAGAGCAGCAGGGACGCCTGACGGAAGCCGTGAGATGAGGGGGTGGATCCCCACCAGGCCTACCCCCCGACTCTGGTTGCGATGACCCCCACCCCAGGGATTTCCTGCCCTTGAGAGGCCCGTTCCGGGAGAGCGTCTCTGGCCGGGCCTCGCCGCGCCCGCCCCTCGGGTCCCCGCTTCCCCCCGGCCtctccggccgccccccggcccgggcccccgatGCCCGCCCCCCCGTGAATGAGCACGGCGGCACCGCCgagggccccgggggggcggggcggggggcgagccATGGTGCTCCCGCCCCCAGACAAGCACCACGTGTGCCTGACCACGGCGGTCATCGTCACCAGCATGGCCTGCATGGACGCCTACCTGGTGGAGCAGAACCAGGGGCCCCGCAAGATCGGCGTGTGCATCATCGTGCTGGTCGGGGACGTCTGCTTCCTCATCGTCCTGCGCTACGTGGCCGTGTGGGTGGGAGCCGAGGTGCGGACGGCCAAGCGCGGCTACGCTATGATCCTCTGGTTCCTCTACGTCTTCGTGCTGGAGATCAAGCTCTACTTCATCTTCCAGAACTACAAGGTGGAGCGGcaggccggccggggggcggacGGGGCCCGGCCGCTGGACACGGTGGCCCGCAAGGCCCTGACcctgctgctctccctctgcGTGCCGGGCCTGTACCTGGTCCTGGTGGCCCTGGACAGCATGGAGTACATCCGCACCTTCCGCAAGAAGGAGGACCTGCGGGGCCGGCTCTTCTGGGTGGCCCTGGACCTGCTGGACATCCTGGACGTCCAGGCCAACCTGTGGGAGCCCCAGCAGACCGGCCTGCCCGTCTGGGCCGAGGGCCTCATGTTCTTCTACTGCTACATCCTGCTGCTCATCCTGCCCTGCGTGTCCCTGAGCGAGATCAGCATGCAGGGCGAGCACATCGCCCCCCAGAAGATGATGCTCTACCCGGTGCTCAGCCTGGTCACCATCAACGTGGTCACCGTGCTCATCCGCGCCGCCAACATGGCGCTCTTCCAGGACAGCCGCGTCTCCGCCATCTTCGTCGGCAAGAACGTCATGGCCCTGGCCACCAAGGCCTGCTCCTTCCTGGAGTACAGGCGGCAGCTGCGGGAGTTCCCGGCCCCCCACGGCCTGGCCCTCGAGCTGCAGGCCAACTCCGTCGCCCCCAACCAGACGCTGCACGGGATGCCCGGAGGCCCCCACGAGCCGTCCCCGACCCGCGAGATCCTGGACACGTGACCCCCGACAgaggggacgggggccggggctcGGGCCGGGCCGGTTAGGCGGGGACGTCGGGAAGGGGGGGGTACTGTGGGGCGCATGGTGCATGGactcggggtgggagggagcctcccccccacccgaaAGGAGACTTGTGGTCGGGGGGGAGCCGCCCCAGGCCGTGCCCGACCGCTCCCTGCGGCCTCTTCATCTCAGGAATCACCCGGAGAGGCCTCTGGGAAAGCCAAATGTCTTGCCCCACGTTCGCTCAGATCGGCCGCCCGCCCGGGGTTCCTTCCCCGGCATCCGGATCGAGGGGTTTGGGACCGCCAGCCGGAGATGGAGTTTTGTTACTGGAATCTTTTATCTATGGggcggagtggggggtgggggtggggggcgcaccAGCCGCAGTAGATCCCGTGAACGTGGTTGTCTCTGTTCCTTAAAGAATTGTGTTTACAGTTTCCTATTTAAACCGTGTATTTCCTCACTGGCCGGTCTGCTCAGTTTGTTGGGAGGGGGTGCGGAGGGGCGGAATaagggggtcgggggcaggagCGGGGGATGTATTCGAATAGATGAATATATGAAAAGAAGCTGATGCCGCCGGGAGTGAAATTCAGCTCTGGGTTGGTGGCTGACAGGATCGATTTGGTATCTACCGTTCCTACCGCCCCGAGGACATCCCGAGACTGTCCTTTGCTGTGCTGTTGTGTTGCCTGAGTGGTCCAAGGTCTGATGTCACCGTGCTCCCACACCGTCGGACGGTATCCCAAAGGTGGGTGGGCCTTCTGG comes from the Ornithorhynchus anatinus isolate Pmale09 chromosome 1, mOrnAna1.pri.v4, whole genome shotgun sequence genome and includes:
- the TMEM121 gene encoding transmembrane protein 121, which produces MSTAAPPRAPGGRGGGRAMVLPPPDKHHVCLTTAVIVTSMACMDAYLVEQNQGPRKIGVCIIVLVGDVCFLIVLRYVAVWVGAEVRTAKRGYAMILWFLYVFVLEIKLYFIFQNYKVERQAGRGADGARPLDTVARKALTLLLSLCVPGLYLVLVALDSMEYIRTFRKKEDLRGRLFWVALDLLDILDVQANLWEPQQTGLPVWAEGLMFFYCYILLLILPCVSLSEISMQGEHIAPQKMMLYPVLSLVTINVVTVLIRAANMALFQDSRVSAIFVGKNVMALATKACSFLEYRRQLREFPAPHGLALELQANSVAPNQTLHGMPGGPHEPSPTREILDT